In a single window of the Hippoglossus hippoglossus isolate fHipHip1 chromosome 7, fHipHip1.pri, whole genome shotgun sequence genome:
- the LOC117764947 gene encoding taste receptor type 1 member 1-like, producing MKRFLFCLCLLGSLLRASSTQCTVPASEFQLEGDYLIGGLFDIHHVTDSVHQVRPEAIDCSSQPLILSSYRRFQLMRFAVEEINNSTNLLPNVSLGYQIFDHCSDTRNFPGIFDLISFNGSVQSRDESHKDLTKVTAVVGTYTSTETLSVAPLLMMDLIPMVSYGAASSIFSSQYNFPSFFRTVHPNKDVVEVIFNILLHFNWRWVAFLNIDNDYGKDGQEQFRRKIEDSQICLAYSKGLNHYTNYTQVFKQIEAQKVNILIVFAPEWTAANLIKSAVRLNVTNKVWIAGDAWSLNKKLPKEKGIRNVGTVLGVAQPAWAIPGFSDFISSFKSYTHCGNEGQQTFCNQVCNCSSLSAEDVITADPSFSFSVYSAVYAIAHAIHNVLQCGAGTCNDSTAVYPHMVLAELKKSNFTLLNQSIQFDENGDPKFGSYSIIYWNHSGDAQEIGFYSFPPSFQFVINSTKIQWYTNREVPTSVCSEECHVGYAKRPDGIHECCFTCQICPNGTYVNSTEDPYKCIDCKETEWSAEGSTSCTLRLVEYIPFTDSGAILIMFGASALVGITLSMSVLFAVNYNTPVVRSAGGPMCFLILGCLSLCSLSVFFYFGKPTVSYCILRFLPFFLFYTVCMACFVVRSFQIVCVFKMAAKFPKLHSWWMKYHGQWLVITVAFVTQALLITIGYSYAPPRPYNETLWYPDKIILSCDFSLKACSAPVFLLLCLCSLCFIFSYMGKDLPKNYNEAKAITFCLLLLILTWIIFATEYMLYRGSYIQTHNAAAVLSSLYSFLLWYFLPKCYIIIFQPKKNTQQYFQGLIQNYTKTMSQ from the exons ATGAAacgttttctcttttgtctgtgtctgctgggCTCTCTTCTACGTGCCTCCTCGACTCAGTGCACTGTCCCAGCCTCAGAGTTTCAGCTGGAAGGAGACTATCTGATAGGTGGACTTTTTGATATTCATCATGTCACTGACTCTGTACATCAAGTCAGACCTGAGGCCATCGACTGCTCCAG TCAACCCTTAATTCTGTCCAGTTATCGGAGGTTTCAGTTGATGAGGTTCGCTGTGGAGGAGATCAACAACTCCACCAACCTGCTGCCTAATGTGTCTCTGGGCTATCAGATATTTGACCACTGCTCAGATACACGTAACTTTCCAGGGATTTTTGACCTCATCTCATTCAATGGCTCGGTTCAAAGTCGGGATGAATCACACAAGGATCTGACCAAGGTGACAGCAGTGGTCGGCACTTATACGAGCACTGAGACACTGTCTGTAGCCCCACTGCTCATGATGGATCTCATCCCTATG GTCAGTTATGGAGCAGCTAGCTCTATCTTTTCAAGTCAATACAATTTCCCGTCCTTCTTCAGAACGGTTCATCCCAATAAGGACGTCGTGGAAGTAATCTTCAACATCCTACTGCACTTCAACTGGCGCTGGGTTGCTTTCCTCAACATTGACAATGATTATGGCAAAGATGGTCAGGAACAGTTCAGGAGAAAGATTGAGGACAGCCAGATCTGCCTGGCGTACAGCAAAGGTCTCAATCATTACACAAATTACACCCAAGTATTCAAACAGATAGAGGCACAGAAAGTGAACATACTCATTGTCTTTGCTCCTGAGTGGACGGCTGCAAATCTCATTAAGTCCGCGGTACGACTGAACGTCACCAACAAGGTGTGGATAGCAGGGGACGCATGGTCCTTAAACAAGAAGCTCCCCAAGGAGAAGGGGATCAGAAATGTTGGAACTGTGCTTGGAGTCGCTCAACCAGCGTGGGCGATACCTGGTTTCAGTGATTTCATCTCGTCTTTTAAAAGCTACACTCACTGTGGAAATGAAGGACAGCAGACGTTTTGTAATCAGGTTTGCAACTGCAGTAGCCTGAGTGCAGAAGATGTCATCACAGCAGAcccatctttctctttttctgtttattctgctgtgtaCGCCATTGCACATGCTATACACAATGTCTTACAATGTGGAGCTGGCACATGTAATGACAGCACTGCAGTGTACCCTCACATG GTTCTAGCTGAGCTGAAGAAGTCCAACTTTACACTTCTAAATCAAAGCATTCAGTTTGATGAGAACGGTGACCCCAAGTTTGGATCCTACTCTATAATTTACTGGAACCACAGCGGTGACGCGCAGGAGATCGGCTTTTATAGTTTTCCTCCATCGTTCCAGTTTGTCATCAACAGCACCAAAATTCAGTGGTACACCAATAGAGAA GTGCCCACTTCAGTGTGTTCCGAAGAGTGTCATGTGGGATATGCAAAAAGGCCAGATGGAATCCACGAATGCTGCTTCACTTGTCAAATCTGTCCGAATGGAACATATGTCAACAGCACAG AGGATCCGTACAAGTGCATAGACTGTAAGGAGACAGAGTGGTCTGCAGAAGGAAGCACCTCATGCACCCTGCGGCTGGTGGAGTACATCCCATTCACAGACAGTGGGGCTATACTGATCATGTTCGGGGCCTCGGCCCTGGTGGGCATCACACTCTCCATGTCTGTTCTCTTTGCCGTGAACTACAACACCCCTGTTGTCAGATCTGCTGGGGGACCCATGTGCTTCCTAATCTTAGGCTGCCTCAGTCTGTGTagtctcagtgttttcttttactttggcAAACCAACTGTTTCTTATTGTATCTTGAGGTTCTTACCGTTCTTCTTGTTCTACACTGTTTGTATGGCATGTTTTGTTGTGCGCTCATTTCAAATTGTTTGCGttttcaaaatggctgccaagTTTCCCAAGCTGCACAGCTGGTGGATGAAGTATCATGGACAGTGGCTGGTCATCACTGTGGCATTTGTCACTCAGGCACTCTTAATAACCATTGGCTATTCTTATGCTCCCCCCAGGCCCTACAATGAAACCTTATGGTACCCAGATAAAATCATACTTAGTTGTGACTTCAGTCTGAAAGCCTGCTCTGCTCCTGTATTTTTACTTCTATGTCTGTGCTctctttgctttattttctcctaCATGGGGAAAGACCTCCCCAAAAATTACAACGAGGCCAAAGCGATAAcgttctgtctgctgctgctgatcctcACCTGGATCATCTTTGCCACTGAATACATGCTTTACCGGGGAAGTTACATCCAAACTCATAACGCCGCGGCAGTGCTCTCCAGTCTCTACTCCTTTCTGTTGTGGTACTTCCTGCCAAAATGTTACATCATCATTTTCCAacccaagaaaaacacacagcagtacTTCCAAGGTCTCATTCAGAACTATACCAAAACTATGAGCCAGTAG
- the LOC117764518 gene encoding taste receptor type 1 member 1-like — translation MKHFLVYLCLLESLQRASSTQCTVPASEFQLEGDYLIGGLFDVHQVNAPVHQVRPDTIDCASQPLILSSYRRFQLMRFAVEEINNSTNLLPNVSLGYQIFDHCSDTRNFPGIFDLISFNGSVQSRDESHKDLTKVTAVVGTYTSTETLSVAPLLMMDLIPMVSYGAASSIFSSQHNFPSFFRTVHPNKDVVEVIFNILLHFNWRWVAFLNIDNDYGKDGQEQFRRKIEDSQICLAYSKGLNHYTNYTQVFKQIEAQKVNILIVFAPEWTAAKLIKSAIRLNVTNKVWIAGDAWSLNKKLPKEKGIRNVGTVLGVAQPAWAIPGFSDFISSFKSYTHCGNEGQQTFCNQVCNCSSLSAEDVITADPSFSFSVYSAVYAIAHAIHNVLQCGAGTCNDSTAVYPHMVLAELKKSNFTLLNQSIQFDENGDPKFGSYSIIYWNHSGDAQEIGFYSFPPSFQFVINSTKIQWYTNREVPTSVCSEECHVGYAKRPDGIHECCFTCQICPNGTYVNSTEDPYKCIDCKETEWSAEGSTSCTLRLVEYIPFTDSGAILIMFGASALVGITLSMSVLFAVNYNTPVVRSAGGPMCFLILGCLSLCSLSVFFYFGKPTVSYCILRFLPFFLFYTVCMACFVVRSFQIVCVFKMAAKFPKLHSWWMKYHGQWLVITVAFVTQALLITIGYSYAPPRPYNETLWYPDKIILSCDFSLKACSAPVFLLLCLCSLCFIFSYMGKDLPKNYNEAKAITFCLLLLILTWIIFATEYMLYRGSYIQTHNAAAVLSSLYSFLLWYFLPKCYIIIFQPKKNTQQYFQGLIQNYTKTMSQ, via the exons ATGAAACATTTTCTGGTTTATCTGTGTCTGCTTGAATCTCTTCAACGCGCCTCCTCGACTCAGTGCACTGTCCCGGCCTCAGAGTTTCAGCTGGAGGGAGATTATTTGATAGGTGGACTTTTTGATGTTCATCAAGTCAATGCTCCTGTTCATCAAGTCAGACCGGACACCATCGACTGCGCCAG TCAACCCTTAATTCTGTCCAGTTATCGGAGGTTTCAGTTGATGAGGTTCGCTGTGGAGGAGATCAACAACTCCACCAACCTGCTGCCTAATGTGTCTCTGGGCTATCAGATATTTGACCACTGCTCAGATACACGTAACTTTCCAGGGATCTTTGACCTCATCTCATTCAATGGCTCGGTTCAAAGTCGGGATGAATCACACAAGGATCTGACCAAGGTGACAGCAGTGGTCGGCACTTATACGAGCACTGAGACACTGTCTGTAGCCCCACTGCTCATGATGGATCTCATCCCTATG GTCAGTTATGGAGCAGCTAGCTCTATCTTTTCAAGTCAACACAATTTCCCGTCCTTCTTCAGAACGGTTCATCCCAATAAGGACGTCGTGGAAGTAATCTTCAACATCCTACTGCACTTCAACTGGCGCTGGGTTGCTTTCCTCAACATTGACAATGATTATGGCAAAGATGGTCAGGAACAGTTCAGGAGAAAGATTGAGGACAGCCAGATCTGCCTGGCGTACAGCAAAGGTCTCAATCATTACACAAATTACACCCAAGTATTCAAACAGATAGAGGCACAGAAAGTGAACATACTCATTGTCTTTGCTCCTGAGTGGACGGCTGCAAAACTCATTAAGTCAGCGATACGACTGAACGTCACCAACAAGGTGTGGATAGCAGGGGATGCATGGTCCTTAAACAAGAAGCTCCCCAAGGAGAAGGGGATCAGAAATGTTGGAACTGTGCTTGGAGTCGCTCAACCAGCGTGGGCGATACCTGGTTTCAGTGATTTCATCTCGTCTTTTAAAAGCTACACTCACTGTGGAAATGAAggacagcagacattttgtaaTCAGGTTTGCAACTGCAGTAGCCTGAGTGCAGAAGATGTCATCACAGCAGAcccatctttctctttttctgtttattctgctgtgtaCGCCATTGCACATGCTATACACAATGTCTTACAATGTGGAGCTGGCACATGTAATGACAGCACTGCAGTGTACCCTCACATG GTTCTAGCTGAGCTGAAGAAGTCCAACTTTACACTTCTAAATCAAAGCATTCAGTTTGATGAGAACGGTGACCCCAAGTTTGGATCCTACTCTATAATTTACTGGAACCACAGCGGTGACGCGCAGGAGATCGGCTTTTATAGTTTTCCTCCATCGTTCCAGTTTGTCATCAACAGCACCAAAATTCAGTGGTACACCAATAGAGAA GTGCCCACTTCAGTGTGTTCCGAAGAGTGTCATGTGGGATATGCAAAAAGGCCAGATGGAATCCACGAATGCTGCTTCACTTGTCAAATCTGTCCGAATGGAACATATGTCAACAGCACAG AGGATCCGTACAAGTGCATAGACTGTAAGGAGACAGAGTGGTCTGCAGAAGGAAGCACCTCATGCACCCTGCGGCTGGTGGAGTACATCCCATTCACAGACAGTGGGGCTATACTGATCATGTTCGGGGCCTCGGCCCTGGTGGGCATCACACTCTCCATGTCTGTTCTCTTTGCCGTGAACTACAACACCCCTGTTGTCAGATCTGCTGGGGGACCCATGTGCTTCCTAATCTTAGGCTGCCTCAGTCTGTGTagtctcagtgttttcttttactttggcAAACCAACTGTTTCTTATTGTATCTTGAGGTTCTTACCGTTCTTCTTGTTCTACACTGTTTGTATGGCATGTTTTGTTGTGCGCTCATTTCAAATTGTTTGCGttttcaaaatggctgccaagTTTCCCAAGCTGCACAGCTGGTGGATGAAGTATCATGGACAGTGGCTGGTCATCACTGTGGCATTTGTCACTCAGGCACTCTTAATAACCATTGGCTATTCTTATGCTCCCCCCAGGCCCTACAATGAAACCTTATGGTACCCAGATAAAATCATACTTAGTTGTGACTTCAGTCTGAAAGCCTGCTCTGCTCCTGTATTTTTACTTCTATGTCTGTGCTctctttgctttattttctcctaCATGGGGAAAGACCTCCCCAAAAATTACAACGAGGCCAAAGCGATAAcgttctgtctgctgctgctgatcctcACCTGGATCATCTTTGCCACTGAATACATGCTTTACCGGGGAAGTTACATCCAAACTCATAACGCCGCGGCAGTGCTCTCCAGTCTCTACTCCTTTCTGTTGTGGTACTTCCTGCCAAAATGTTACATCATCATTTTCCAacccaagaaaaacacacagcagtacTTCCAAGGTCTCATTCAGAACTATACCAAAACTATGAGCCAGTAG
- the rer1 gene encoding protein RER1 isoform X2 — protein sequence MSEGDSVGESIHGKPSVVAAFFTRVGQVYQSWLDKSTPFYAVRWASTLLLTAVYMIRVYILQGWYIVTYALGIYHLNLFIAFLSPKVDPSMLDEDEGPSLPTKQNEEFRPFIRRLPEFKFWHSATKGIVIAMICTFFEAFNVPVFWPILVMYFIMLFCITMKRQIKHMVKYRYLPFTHGKRTYKEET from the exons ATGTCAGAAGGGGACAGTGTTGGGGAGTCGATCCATGGGAAACCATCTGTAGTTGCTGCCTTCTTCACACGGGTTGGACAG GTCTATCAGTCATGGCTAGACAAGTCAACGCCATTCTATGCAGTGCGATGGGCATCCACTCTACTACTTACTGCTGTCTACATGATCAGAGTGTACATACTACAG gGATGGTATATAGTAACGTATGCTTTGGGAATCTACCATCTCAACCTCTTCATTGCTTTTCTATCGCCAAAAGTGGATCCCTCAATGCTTGACGAAG ATGAGGGCCCATCCCTTCCTACCAAGCAGAACGAGGAGTTCCGCCCCTTCATCAGGAGGTTGCCTGAATTTAAATTCTG GCATTCTGCGACAAAAGGCATCGTCATCGCCATGATCTGCACATTTTTTGAGGCCTTCAACGTTCCAGTGTTCTGGCCTATACTTGTAATGTACTTCATCATGCTCTTCTGCATCACCATGAAGAGGCAGATCAAG caTATGGTCAAGTACAGATACCTACCCTTCACACACGGGAAGAGGACATACAAAG AGGAAACATAA
- the rer1 gene encoding protein RER1 isoform X1, producing MSEGDSVGESIHGKPSVVAAFFTRVGQVYQSWLDKSTPFYAVRWASTLLLTAVYMIRVYILQGWYIVTYALGIYHLNLFIAFLSPKVDPSMLDEDEGPSLPTKQNEEFRPFIRRLPEFKFWHSATKGIVIAMICTFFEAFNVPVFWPILVMYFIMLFCITMKRQIKHMVKYRYLPFTHGKRTYKGKDETGKPFAS from the exons ATGTCAGAAGGGGACAGTGTTGGGGAGTCGATCCATGGGAAACCATCTGTAGTTGCTGCCTTCTTCACACGGGTTGGACAG GTCTATCAGTCATGGCTAGACAAGTCAACGCCATTCTATGCAGTGCGATGGGCATCCACTCTACTACTTACTGCTGTCTACATGATCAGAGTGTACATACTACAG gGATGGTATATAGTAACGTATGCTTTGGGAATCTACCATCTCAACCTCTTCATTGCTTTTCTATCGCCAAAAGTGGATCCCTCAATGCTTGACGAAG ATGAGGGCCCATCCCTTCCTACCAAGCAGAACGAGGAGTTCCGCCCCTTCATCAGGAGGTTGCCTGAATTTAAATTCTG GCATTCTGCGACAAAAGGCATCGTCATCGCCATGATCTGCACATTTTTTGAGGCCTTCAACGTTCCAGTGTTCTGGCCTATACTTGTAATGTACTTCATCATGCTCTTCTGCATCACCATGAAGAGGCAGATCAAG caTATGGTCAAGTACAGATACCTACCCTTCACACACGGGAAGAGGACATACAAAGGCAAGGACGAAACAGGGAAACCCTTTGCTAGTTAA